One part of the Nostoc sp. PCC 7120 = FACHB-418 genome encodes these proteins:
- the pstA gene encoding phosphate ABC transporter permease PstA: MTNSQPSETELLASELRSPLPPRRLLFTYAMNAIAFAFSALALIPLFSILWEIISRGIIGLKTEMFVKSVIDNGFGNAILGTITVVAIGSLFSIPVGLFTGIFLAEFGQTSPLARFVRFIVSILTGVPSIVVGIFAYGLIVLATKQFSAIAGGFALATIMLPIIALTTEEALKLIPIDQRLASAALGGTRFQTTIRVVVTAAIPAITTGILLAVARAAGETAPLIFTALFSLDWSAGLLGPTASLPVLIYNLYNDPDPQKSQLVWTTSIVLLGLVLSVSLLSRLVTRKKKIK, from the coding sequence ATGACCAATTCCCAACCATCAGAAACTGAACTTTTAGCATCAGAATTACGCAGTCCTCTACCACCAAGAAGACTTTTATTTACTTATGCCATGAATGCAATCGCTTTTGCATTCTCCGCTTTGGCATTAATTCCTTTATTTTCCATTCTTTGGGAAATTATTTCACGAGGAATCATCGGTTTAAAAACAGAAATGTTCGTCAAATCTGTCATCGATAACGGATTTGGTAACGCCATTTTAGGGACTATTACAGTTGTCGCTATTGGCTCTTTATTCAGTATTCCTGTAGGGTTATTCACAGGTATATTTTTAGCAGAATTTGGACAAACTAGTCCATTAGCTCGCTTTGTACGCTTTATCGTTAGTATCCTGACTGGTGTTCCCTCAATTGTTGTTGGGATATTCGCTTATGGTTTAATAGTTTTGGCTACTAAACAATTTAGCGCGATCGCTGGTGGATTTGCCTTAGCCACAATTATGTTACCTATTATCGCCTTGACTACCGAAGAAGCCCTCAAACTTATTCCCATAGACCAACGCCTCGCCTCAGCAGCTTTGGGAGGAACACGCTTTCAAACTACCATTCGTGTGGTTGTTACTGCTGCTATACCCGCAATTACCACAGGTATTTTACTAGCTGTAGCCCGTGCTGCTGGTGAAACAGCACCCCTAATTTTTACGGCCTTATTTAGTCTAGATTGGTCAGCCGGATTACTCGGCCCCACAGCTTCCTTACCAGTCTTAATTTACAACCTTTACAACGACCCTGACCCCCAGAAAAGTCAACTAGTCTGGACGACTTCTATCGTTTTACTCGGTTTAGTTTTAAGTGTTAGTTTGCTTTCCCGTTTAGTTACTCGTAAGAAAAAGATTAAATAA
- the pstB gene encoding phosphate ABC transporter ATP-binding protein PstB: MNQQLVPAIKVKDLSFYYNTSKAIEGISMDIYRNKVTAIIGPSGCGKSTFIKTLNRISELEGPVKVEGVVDFFGQNIYDPRININRLRRQIGMVFQRPNPFPMSIYENVAYGVRISAKLPQADLDEIVESALKGAALWQEVKDKLNKSALGLSGGQQQRLCIARALAIKPKVLLMDEPCSALDPIATMKVEELIHSLRSELTIAIVTHNMQQATRVSDFTAFFSTDESRIGQMVEFGVTTQIFSNPLDSRTRDYVSGRFG, translated from the coding sequence ATGAATCAACAATTAGTCCCTGCAATTAAAGTTAAAGACCTAAGTTTTTATTACAATACATCAAAAGCCATTGAAGGGATTTCAATGGATATTTACAGAAATAAAGTCACAGCAATTATCGGCCCTAGTGGTTGTGGTAAATCAACTTTTATCAAAACCCTCAATCGTATTAGCGAATTGGAAGGCCCTGTCAAGGTAGAAGGAGTTGTTGATTTTTTTGGTCAAAATATTTATGACCCGCGTATCAACATCAATAGATTACGCCGCCAAATTGGGATGGTGTTTCAAAGACCCAACCCCTTCCCCATGAGCATTTATGAAAATGTGGCTTATGGTGTGAGAATATCTGCTAAATTACCACAAGCAGATTTAGATGAAATTGTTGAATCTGCCCTTAAGGGTGCAGCTTTATGGCAGGAAGTCAAAGATAAGCTCAACAAATCAGCTTTAGGGCTTTCTGGAGGTCAACAGCAACGGCTTTGTATTGCCCGTGCTTTAGCCATTAAGCCAAAAGTTCTGTTAATGGATGAGCCTTGTTCTGCACTTGACCCCATCGCTACGATGAAAGTGGAGGAACTGATTCATAGTTTACGCTCAGAATTGACCATTGCGATCGTCACGCATAATATGCAGCAAGCAACTCGTGTATCTGATTTCACAGCTTTTTTCAGTACAGATGAAAGTCGTATTGGTCAAATGGTGGAATTTGGTGTAACTACTCAAATCTTTAGCAACCCCCTCGATTCTCGCACCCGTGACTATGTTTCAGGTCGCTTTGGCTAA
- a CDS encoding phosphate ABC transporter ATP-binding protein gives MSKLIPVIKVNNLSFYYDTQKILEGVSMEIYQSKVTAIIGPSGCGKSTFLKCLNRMNELESEVRVEGRVEFFNQNIYERRVNLNRLRRQVSMVHPKPNLFPMSVYDNVAYGVKIVGWRPKLEIDDIVESALKDADLWDEIKHKIHKSALDLSGGQQQRLCIARALAVKPKVLLMDEPCFGLDPIASMKVESLIQSLRLRSELTMVIVSHNLSQVSRVSDFTAFFKGNENRIGQLVEFGLTKKMFNSPHDSRTREYVLSRLG, from the coding sequence ATGAGTAAACTAATTCCAGTCATCAAAGTCAACAATCTCAGCTTTTATTATGACACCCAAAAAATACTTGAGGGGGTGTCTATGGAGATATACCAGAGCAAAGTAACTGCTATTATTGGACCTAGTGGTTGTGGAAAATCTACCTTTCTTAAATGTCTCAATCGGATGAATGAATTAGAGTCAGAAGTACGCGTAGAAGGCAGGGTAGAGTTTTTTAATCAAAATATTTATGAGCGTCGAGTTAACTTGAATCGGCTACGCCGACAAGTGAGTATGGTACATCCCAAACCCAATCTTTTCCCCATGAGTGTTTATGATAATGTGGCTTATGGGGTGAAAATAGTTGGATGGAGACCGAAATTAGAAATAGATGATATTGTAGAATCCGCACTAAAAGATGCTGATCTATGGGATGAAATAAAACACAAAATACACAAATCCGCGTTAGACCTTTCTGGTGGTCAACAACAGAGACTTTGTATTGCTCGTGCTTTAGCAGTTAAGCCAAAAGTTTTGTTAATGGATGAGCCTTGTTTTGGTCTTGACCCTATAGCTAGTATGAAAGTAGAAAGTTTAATTCAGAGTTTACGTCTTCGTTCTGAATTAACAATGGTGATAGTCAGCCATAATTTATCCCAGGTTAGTCGTGTATCGGATTTCACCGCATTTTTTAAAGGCAATGAAAATCGAATTGGTCAATTAGTTGAATTTGGTTTAACAAAGAAAATGTTTAACAGTCCTCATGATTCTCGCACTCGTGAATATGTTTTAAGCAGACTTGGTTAA
- the pstC gene encoding phosphate ABC transporter permease subunit PstC has product MTNLAPSNNENLGLTANDGTNFWLDKGFTWLVYIFATIAVAVLFMMSWIIFLEAKPAIDNFGIGFLWGQDWDTANEIFGALPYIYGTLVSSAIAIFFAVPVSIAVALVTSENFLPPSIQTTLAFVVELIAAIPSVIIGLWGIFVFIPVLEPVQQWLANNFKWIPLFNSEFPVGTNMLTAGIILAIMILPTMAAISRDVLRAIPKELRSASMALGGTRWETIFRVLLPAGFSGIVSAAMLALGRALGETMAVTMVIGNSAQISLSLLDPAYTIPSVLANEFAEAQPGLHIGALCYLGLVLFAVTLAVNIGARLLVQWVGSKNK; this is encoded by the coding sequence ATGACAAATTTAGCTCCATCTAATAATGAAAATCTCGGATTAACAGCTAATGATGGCACAAATTTTTGGTTAGACAAAGGATTCACATGGTTAGTATATATCTTTGCCACGATCGCCGTTGCTGTATTATTCATGATGAGTTGGATTATCTTCCTCGAAGCTAAACCAGCCATTGATAACTTTGGGATTGGTTTTCTCTGGGGTCAAGATTGGGACACAGCTAATGAGATTTTCGGAGCATTACCTTATATTTACGGCACTTTGGTAAGTAGTGCGATCGCTATTTTTTTCGCAGTCCCTGTGAGTATAGCTGTTGCCTTAGTTACTAGTGAAAACTTCCTACCACCATCGATACAAACAACCTTAGCTTTTGTTGTAGAGTTAATTGCTGCTATCCCCAGCGTCATTATTGGTTTGTGGGGAATTTTTGTTTTTATTCCAGTTTTAGAACCTGTACAACAGTGGTTAGCCAATAATTTTAAATGGATACCATTATTTAATTCCGAATTCCCAGTTGGCACAAATATGTTAACGGCTGGGATTATTTTAGCCATTATGATTTTGCCAACAATGGCAGCAATTAGCCGCGATGTATTGCGAGCCATTCCTAAAGAATTACGCAGTGCTTCTATGGCCTTGGGTGGTACTCGTTGGGAAACAATTTTTCGAGTATTATTACCTGCCGGATTTTCGGGAATTGTCAGTGCAGCCATGCTGGCCTTAGGAAGAGCTTTAGGCGAAACAATGGCTGTAACTATGGTGATTGGCAACTCAGCGCAAATTAGTCTTTCCTTGCTCGATCCAGCTTATACAATTCCTTCAGTATTAGCTAATGAATTTGCCGAAGCTCAACCAGGACTGCACATTGGTGCTTTATGTTATTTAGGTTTAGTCTTGTTTGCTGTCACTCTAGCTGTAAATATTGGCGCTAGGTTATTGGTGCAGTGGGTTGGTAGCAAAAATAAATAG